The Silene latifolia isolate original U9 population chromosome X, ASM4854445v1, whole genome shotgun sequence genome contains the following window.
CCAAGAGAAAATAGGTACATTACCATTGAGACGATCAGCGGACGAGGCTTTGTGGGACTGCCATAACCGAGTCAGTTCAGCACGTTCGGCGGCATTGAGATTGTTTAAATCAATGTTGTCGAGAGTGGAAAGAGTCGAGGAGGATGAAGGGTCTTGAGAACCCACTTGACTTACCATATTAATACGCGGAGCAGTGTTCGATTTTCGTTTGTTTTTAAACCGCGGATCAGGGACAAAAATGGCTTGACTCAAATCAGTAGCATCCGGGCTAATATAAATACGGTCCCGTCGTCTATCTCCCCACCAATCGGGAAACAGGCCGGTGACGCGAAAGCAGGACTTAAACGAGTGGCCTGGTCGTTTACATGCTAAGTAGGTGGGTTTAGGAGGGTTAGGGGTAGGTGGTTTAGCAGGGGTAAGACTATCACTGCGAGAAGCCTTACGTGTTCTGGAATCATGACCCCCTCCCTCTGTGTTACGAGGTCCATAAGAGGCATGGGCAACATATATCATTGGGTCGGGTCGAGAGTCATTGGAGGTAGTATTGAGTGTGGTATGCATACCGTCTTCTTGAAGAAGACGGCTGTATATTTGATTCAAGGAAGGTAACGATTCAGCCCCGATAATGTGAGAGCGCAAAACAGCATATCGAGCATCGAGGCCCATAAGGAAGGAACGTACCCGTTTCTTTTCGCGAAGTCGGTTAAGGAGATGAACCAGATTACAGGTGCAAGGATTGCACTCACAAACTGGAAAGGCGTCACTCGCAATGAGATCGTCCCATAGTTTCTTGATGCGTCCGTAATACGCCATAACAGTTTTCGTTGGTCCCTGCTTACAATTCATAATATCATTTTCTAATTGATAGATATGAGCATCGTTTACCAGAGTAAATCGTTGTTTGATGTCGGCCCAAAGTTGAGTCGCCTCGTCACGCAGAGAAATTGACGTTCGCAAGTCAGGGTCGATGGAATTGAATATCCAAGCGCAAACAAGGGCATTCACGGATCGCCATGACTTATAATCCGGATCAGAGGTCGAAGGTTTGTATATGGTCCCGTCGATATAATCGAGTTTCCCCTTAGCGAGGAGGGCGAGTCGAAAAGTGCGAGACCAATCGTCGTAGTTATTGCCGGTGAACAGAACTTGAGTGATATTGGCTCCTGGATTTTCAACAGGAACAATGGAGAAAGATGGATTTGATTTGGCGTCGACACTAGCGTTTTCAGTGTTCGAGGAATTCGTCATCGTGTTTGTCAATGACGGCAGAGAACAAGTTCGGAGGTTTTATTAACCGCTAAAACCTAGAACCTAataccaactcaaccaaaaccttaaggtgatggttgaggcccaactattataaatattcctattacgctccctcactcaaatgcccgttgggcttgaagagtggttagttatGCACTGGCTCCCCCGGACCGTGTGCTCGGTTTCCACTTCGGGTTTTTGTggggttttgaggttgccaggattcgaacccgtgaccttcggtcacactggctctgataccatattagaATTCGTATATGATGGAAATTATATTATGTTCAGTTGAATTGTGTCTTTGTACATGGAGGAGAGACTTTATATATACAATAAGAATATCGCTATTTACGGAAACGGAATAATATAAAACTATACACACAATATTTGCCTTGTTTATGAGATATGAGCCAACGGCTCATTTGATGATGGGCAACGGCTCTATTATATACAGATCAAGATTCCAGTAGAAAACAGCTAGCTCAAATATCAGCATGAACATCACCTATTCCGAAAACCTAATTAGCTTAAATACACAAATCAATTAAAATCACTCTTAAACAGCTTTATTTGGCGATTTAGCCCCAGCCTAACAAGCCATATTCAAAGActccaaaaataaataaaaagggaCAAAAAGATAAGATACGAACCAAAATGTTACAGATTATTGTTTCATACGGTTTTAAGTTAAGATGTACTCACAAATCACAATCGATTTGAATATATTAAAATGAAAAAGGGGACTATAAGAGGTTTGAGTTTAAGACCGTCTGAGCTCAACTCTATCACTTTCTTTGGCATCCTGGATCTATAAATAAAGGAGCAAAATCGGCGGGTTCTGAACACAACCGACTTTCAATCGCCATTAACAAGTACCAAacaatctaacaaattaaaccacaataaaaaaaaatgaaagaagtaATTTTTGGTGTAACAATAGAATTAGAAATTGACAAAAGGTTTAACAAATGAAATCAAACAAATTGACA
Protein-coding sequences here:
- the LOC141620650 gene encoding uncharacterized protein LOC141620650 — its product is MTNSSNTENASVDAKSNPSFSIVPVENPGANITQVLFTGNNYDDWSRTFRLALLAKGKLDYIDGTIYKPSTSDPDYKSWRSVNALVCAWIFNSIDPDLRTSISLRDEATQLWADIKQRFTLVNDAHIYQLENDIMNCKQGPTKTVMAYYGRIKKLWDDLIASDAFPVCECNPCTCNLVHLLNRLREKKRVRSFLMGLDARYAVLRSHIIGAESLPSLNQIYSRLLQEDGMHTTLNTTSNDSRPDPMIYVAHASYGPRNTEGGGHDSRTRKASRSDSLTPAKPPTPNPPKPTYLACKRPGHSFKSCFRVTGLFPDWWGDRRRDRIYISPDATDLSQAIFVPDPRFKNKRKSNTAPRINMVSQVGSQDPSSSSTLSTLDNIDLNNLNAAERAELTRLWQSHKASSADRLNGNVPIFSWIIDTGASHHLSGCLSHFSNIRTISPLSVGLPNGDLRNAEILYCLLGLSLKTSYMQPVFTVT